In Apodemus sylvaticus chromosome 8, mApoSyl1.1, whole genome shotgun sequence, one genomic interval encodes:
- the Dok2 gene encoding LOW QUALITY PROTEIN: docking protein 2 (The sequence of the model RefSeq protein was modified relative to this genomic sequence to represent the inferred CDS: deleted 1 base in 1 codon), producing MVRMEEMAVKQGFLHLQQQQTFGKKWRRFTAVLYGESGCALARLELQDGPEKTRRGEATRKVVRLSDCLRVAEAGSEANSPRDTSAFILETTERLYMLAAPSAERSDWIQAICLLAFPGQRKESPGLEEKKGSPCMEENELYSSATTGVCKEYAVTIRPTEASERCQLRGSYTLRTGVSALELWGGPEPGIQLYDWPYRFLRRFGRDKVTFSFEAGRRCISGEGSFEFETRQGNEIFQALEKAIAAQKNATPSGPPPLPASGSVMPTALPRPESPYSRPHDSLPSPPPGTLVPGMRPGGPEGEYAVPFDTVAHSLRKSLRGILAGPPLPLPDPLYDSIQEGPVAPLPDHIYDEPEGMAALSLYERTQRSSGEPWREHTTADGAPNSLQQDSSVPGWPQATEYDNVILKKGPK from the exons ATGGTCAGGATGGAGGAGATGGCCGTGAAGCAGGGCTTCCTGCATCTTCAGCAGCAGCAGACCTTTGGCAAG AAGTGGCGCCGGTTCACAGCCGTGTTATATGGAGAGTCTGGCTGTGCCCTAGCCAGACTAGAGCTCCAGGATGGCCCCGAGAAGACACGGCGTGGAGAGGCCACTAGGAAGGTTGTCCGCCTCAGTGACTGCTTAcgggtagcagaggcaggcagcgaGGCCAACAGTCCCCGGGACACTAGTGCCTTCATCCTGGAGACCACGGAGCGTCTTTACATGCTGGCAGCCCCCTCAGCAGAGCGCAGCGACTGGATACAGGCCATCTGCCTGCTGGCTTTCCCG GGGCAGAGGAAAGAGTCACCAGGACTGGAGGAGAAGAAGGGCAGTCCCTGCATGGAGGAGAACGAGTTGTACAGCAGCGCCACTACAG GGGTCTGCAAGGAATATGCAGTGACCATACGACCCACAGAAGCCAGTGAGCGCTGCCAGCTCCGAGGGTCCTACACTCTCCGGACCGGGGTGAGTGCCCTGGAGCTGTGGGGTGGCCCTGAGCCTGGCATACAGCTCTACGACTGGCCCTACAGGTTTCTT CGACGCTTTGGGCGTGACAAG GTGACTTTTTCCTTTGAGGCTGGCAGACGCTGCATCTCTGGAGAGGGCAGCTTTGAGTTCGAAACACGACAAGGCAATGAGATCTTCCAAGCCCTAGAAAAGGCCATCGCTGCCCAGAAGAATGCCACCCCTTCTGGGCCTCCACCCCTGCCAGCCTCAGGGTCCGTGATGCCCACTGCGCTGCCTCGACCCGAAAGCCCCTATTCCCGGCCCCACGACTCTCTGCCTTCTCCACCTCCTGGCACACTGGTGCCTGGCATGAGGCCAGGGGGCCCTGAGGGGGAGTATGCCGTACCCTTTGATACAGTGGCTCATTCCCTGAGGAAGAGCCTCAGGGGCATCCTGGCAGGTCCTCCTCTACCCCTTCCTGATCCGCTGTATGACAGCATTCAGGAGGGCCCTGTGGCCCCTCTACCTGACCACATATATGATGAGCCCGAGGGTATGGCTGCCCTGTCCCTCTATGAAAGAACACAGAGGTCCTCAGGGGAGCCATGGAGGGAGCACACCACTGCTGATGGGGCTCCCAATTCCCTCCAGCAAGACTCCTCTGTGCCCGGCTGGCCACAGGCAACTGAGTATGACAATGTCATACTTAAAAAAGGCCCAAAGTAG